DNA sequence from the Thiobacillus sp. SCUT-2 genome:
CAACGAGGTGCTGGTCGAGGAAACGCTCCCCATCGCGCGCGAGTTGTATCTTTCGCTGCTGGTCGACCGCGAGACCGAGCGCGTCGCCTTCGTCGCCTCCGCCGCCGGCGGCATGGACATCGAGGAGGTCGCCCACGCCACGCCGGAGAAGGTGCTGACCGAGACCTGCGATCCGCTGCTCGGCGTGCAGGACTACCAGTGCCGCGCGCTCGCCTTCGCGCTGGACCTGAAGGGCGACGCGTTCAAGGACTTCTGCCGCCTGCTGCCGCAGCTCTACCGCGTGTTCGTCGCCAACGATCTCTCGCTGCTCGAAATCAATCCGCTGGTCGTGACCGCCGACAACCGCGTGCTGCCGCTCGATTGCAAGATGAGCGTCGACGACAACGCGCTGTATCGCCGGAAGAGCCTGGCCGAACTGCGCGATGACAGCCAGGTCGACGCCAAGGAAGCGGCGGCCAACGCGGCGAACGTCAACTACGTCGCGCTCACCGGCAACATCGGCTGCATGGTCAACGGCGCCGGCCTCGCGATGGCGACGATGGACCTGATCCAGCTGGAGGGTGGCGCGCCCGCGAACTTTCTCGACGTCGGCGGCGGCGCCACGCCGGAGACGGTGGCACAGGGCTTCAAGATCATCCTGCTCGATCCCAACGTCAAGGCGGTGCTGATCAACATCTTCGGCGGCATCGTGCGCTGCGACGTCATCGCCGAAGGCATCATCCAGGCGGTCAAGGAGGTCGACGTGAAAGTCCCGGTGGTGGTGCGACTGGAGGGGACCAACGCTGAACTGGGGCGCAAACTGCTGGCCGAATCGGGGCTGGCGATCCTGGCGGCCGAAAGTCTGACCCAGGCCGCCAGGCTTGCAGTGGAGCGCGCACAATGAGCATCCTCGTCAACAAAGATACGAAAGTCATCTGCCAGGGCTTCACCGGCAAGCAGGGCACGTTCCATTCCGAGCAGGCGATCGCCTACGGCACCAGGATGGTCGGTGGCGTGACGCCGGGCAAGGGCGGGCAGACGCATCTGAACCTGCCCGTCTTCAATACCGTGCGCGACGCGGTGCGCGAAACCGGCGCACAGGCCACGATGATCTACGTGCCGGCCGCGTTCGCCGCCGACTCGATCCTCGAAGCGGCCGACGCCGGCATCGAAGTCATCGTCTGCATCACCGAGGGCATCCCGGTG
Encoded proteins:
- the sucC gene encoding ADP-forming succinate--CoA ligase subunit beta translates to MNLHEYQAKQILRTGNISTPRGIAAANAEAAVEAARELGGVAWVVKAQIHAGGRGKAGGVKVVKSLDDVRAVAASLLGRKLVTLQNAPDGQPVNEVLVEETLPIARELYLSLLVDRETERVAFVASAAGGMDIEEVAHATPEKVLTETCDPLLGVQDYQCRALAFALDLKGDAFKDFCRLLPQLYRVFVANDLSLLEINPLVVTADNRVLPLDCKMSVDDNALYRRKSLAELRDDSQVDAKEAAANAANVNYVALTGNIGCMVNGAGLAMATMDLIQLEGGAPANFLDVGGGATPETVAQGFKIILLDPNVKAVLINIFGGIVRCDVIAEGIIQAVKEVDVKVPVVVRLEGTNAELGRKLLAESGLAILAAESLTQAARLAVERAQ